Proteins encoded within one genomic window of Panicum virgatum strain AP13 chromosome 1N, P.virgatum_v5, whole genome shotgun sequence:
- the LOC120656705 gene encoding probable trehalose-phosphate phosphatase 1 has product MDMSTSSPVITDPVSISPPLLGSLTSNMMPFSVMSGGCSSPGMNVSASRRKIEEVLVNGLLDAMKSSSPRKKHNLAFGPGGSPDEDPAYTAWMSKCPSALTSFKQIVANAHGRKIAVFLDYDGTLSPIVDDPDKAFMSPAMRAAVRNVAKYFPTAIVSGRSRKKVCEFVKLKELCYAGSHGMDIVTSAPEHNTEKGKEANLFQPALEFLPMIDEVSKSLLEATSGIKGANVENNKFCVSVHYRNVAEKDWKVVARLVNEVLEAFPRLKVTNGRMVLEVRPVIDWDKGKAVEFLLQSLGLNDSENVIPIYIGDDRTDEDAFKVLRERNCGYGILVSQVPKDTEAFYSLRDPSEVMAFLNSLVRWKKHSL; this is encoded by the exons ATGGATATGAGCACCAGCTCACCTGTCATCACCGATCCGGTATCGATAAGCCCCCCACTGTTAGGAAGCTTGACGTCAAACATGATGCCGTTTTCAGTCATGTCCGGAGGCTGCTCCAGTCCCGGCATGAACGTGAGCGCCAGTAGGCGTAAGATCGAAGAGGTCCTTGTCAATGGCCTGTTGGATGCAATGAAATCCTCATCGCCGCGCAAGAAGCACAATCTTGCCTTCGGCCCGGGCGGTTCACCTGACGAAGATCCTGCTTATACTGCATGGATG TCAAAATGCCCTTCTGCTCTGACGTCCTTCAAGCAGATAGTAGCCAATGCACATGGAAGGAAGATTGCTGTGTTTTTGGATTACGATGGTACCTTATCGCCTATAGTGGATGATCCCGACAAAGCATTCATGTCCCCCGCG ATGAGAGCTGCTGTGAGAAATGTTGCAAAGTACTTCCCTACAGCAATTGTCAGCGGAAGATCCCGCAAGAAG GTGTGTGAATTTGTAAAACTGAAGGAACTATGCTATGCCGGAAGTCATGGGATGGACATAGTGACATCTGCACCAGAACACAATACTGAAAAG GGCAAAGAAGCCAATCTCTTCCAACCTGCTTTGGAGTTCCTTCCTATGATTGATGAG GTTTCCAAATCCCTCTTGGAGGCCACAAGTGGAATTAAAGGTGCGAATGTTGAGAACAACAAGTTCTGTGTATCTGTACATTACCGCAACGTAGCAGAGAAG GACTGGAAAGTGGTTGCACGACTCGTAAACGAAGTCTTGGAGGCCTTTCCTCGTCTCAAAGTAACCAATGGACGAATG GTTTTAGAGGTTCGTCCAGTGATCGACTGGGACAAGGGAAAGGCCGTCGAGTTCCTGCTTCAATCGCTCGGCTTAAACGATTCTGAAAATGTGATTCCCATCTACATCGGAGATGATCGAACAGACGAAGACGCATTCAAG GTACTTCGAGAGCGAAACTGTGGATACGGGATACTAGTTTCCCAGGTGCCCAAGGACACTGAAGCCTTCTACTCGCTGAGAGACCCATCTGAA GTGATGGCGTTCCTCAATTCCTTGGTGAGATGGAAGAAGCACTCACTGTGA